The Setaria italica strain Yugu1 chromosome IX, Setaria_italica_v2.0, whole genome shotgun sequence genome has a window encoding:
- the LOC101782536 gene encoding uncharacterized protein LOC101782536, giving the protein MEMVVSAVAGDLINRLMSFLISKYKSEEQLEEKMKRLQDLLIRAHMIVEEAEVRYITNSKMLLQLKKLVEVMYQGYHVLDTIKYRTLCSSSADESEVSSSNINELSFTTCIEHLCTKHCTPNIHGLQITLDNLESTISNMKEFVLLLGGCERMFRRPYDSYVYIDNFMFGRHVEKQLVINILQQENIPPFAPAVLPIIGGSRVGKKTLVAHVCNNEKVRSKFSSILHVRGENIWRIAREVGPVRSLVMVEFTTDVDEEDWLKFYSSVKQMGRGSKIIIISRIAKLSRFGTVKPVRLDALSHEEYSYLFKVLAFGGTNPEEHPQLAVIAEDLAVALGGSLITANVCADMMRKNQNVHFWISLLKKYRNVVRKNFSLFGEHPKNLMDQDHPIDITRLASSSWSSPSSATLRLMPPHTEVDDSKTELPKVMFGDLITGSAILPREEFELIAWESRIPPYKRFVNFATYCDEEPISQHHTASAGKKRKLLDK; this is encoded by the coding sequence ATGGAGATGGTTGTATCTGCAGTTGCAGGTGACCTGATTAACCGATTGATGTCCTTCTTGATCAGCAAGTACAAAAGTGAAGAGCAGTTAGAGGAGAAGATGAAAAGGCTGCAAGATCTACTGATTAGAGCCCATATGATCGTCGAGGAGGCTGAGGTGCGATATATCACCAACTCAAAGATGCTACTTCAGCTGAAGAAGCTTGTGGAGGTCATGTACCAAGGCTACCACGTTCTGGACACCATCAAGTATAGGACTCTCTGCAGCTCAAGCGCTGATGAAAGTGAGGTTAGCAGTTCCAATATCAATGAATTATCCTTCACCACTTGCATTGAACACCTTTGTACAAAGCATTGCACTCCCAATATTCATGGGCTTCAAATTACATTGGATAATCTTGAATCAACTATTTCTAATATGAAAGAGTTTGTGCTACTTCTTGGGGGATGCGAGCGCATGTTCCGTAGACCCTATGACTCATATGTTTACATCGATAACTTCATGTTTGGTCGTCATGTCGAAAAGCAGCTGGTCATCAATATCTTGCAGCAAGAAAATATCCCTCCCTTCGCTCCGGCCGTTCTCCCAATCATAGGGGGTAGTAGAGTGGGCAAGAAAACCCTAGTTGCACATGTGTGCAATAATGAGAAAGTCAGGTCAAAATTCTCGTCAATCTTGCATGTCAGGGGTGAAAACATCTGGAGAATAGCGCGTGAAGTAGGACCAGTGAGGTCCTTGGTAATGGTTGAGTTTACCACAGATGTGGATGAAGAGGATTGGTTGAAGTTCTATTCATCAGTAAAGCAGATGGGAAGAGGAAGCAAGATCATAATCATAAGTAGGATTGCAAAATTATCGAGGTTTGGGACGGTAAAGCCGGTTCGTCTTGATGCCTTGTCCCATGAGGAGTATAGCTACCTCTTTAAGGTTCTTGCATTTGGAGGTACAAACCCTGAAGAACACCCTCAGTTGGCAGTTATAGCTGAAGATCTAGCGGTAGCTTTGGGAGGGTCACTCATCACGGCAAACGTATGTGCTGATATGAtgaggaaaaatcaaaatgttCACTTCTGGATCAGCCTATTAAAAAAGTATAGGAATGTGGTGCGGAAGAACTTCTCGTTGTTTGGTGAGCATCCAAAGAACCTTATGGACCAAGATCATCCTATAGACATAACCAGACTTGCATCATCATCATGGTCATCGCCATCATCTGCTACACTTCGCCTAATGCCTCCTCATACTGAAGTTGACGATTCCAAAACTGAATTGCCGAAGGTGATGTTTGGAGATCTGATTACTGGCTCAGCTATTCTGCCGAGGGAGGAGTTTGAACTAATCGCGTGGGAATCGCGGATACCCCCTTACAAAAGGTTTGTAAACTTTGCTACATACTGTGATGAGGAGCCGATCTCTCAGCATCATACAGCATCAGCTGGCAAGAAGCGCAAACTATTAGATAAGTAA